In Falco naumanni isolate bFalNau1 unplaced genomic scaffold, bFalNau1.pat scaffold_42_arrow_pat_ctg1, whole genome shotgun sequence, the following are encoded in one genomic region:
- the LOC121082204 gene encoding vigilin-like, which produces MQKTGAHLELSLAKDQGLSIVVSGKPEAVTKAQQQIVARLQTQASATVAIPKEHHRFVIGKKGEKLQDLKLKTATKMQVPRPDDPSNQIKISGTKEGIEKARHEILLISAEQRAVPTKVCCGLFQGKRAVERLDVEKVYHPFIAGPYNKLVRELMQDTGTRIHIPPPSVNKTEIVFTGEKEQLAQAVARVKKIYEEKKKKTTTIAVEVKKSQHKYVIGPKGNSLQEILEKTGVSVEIPPIDSSSETLILRGEPEKLGQALTEVYAKVLTRWARPPLKVP; this is translated from the exons ATGCAGAAGACGGGAGCTCACCTGGAGCTGTCTCTCGCAAAGGACCAGGGCCTTTCGATCGTGGTCTCTGGCAAGCCGGAAGCAGTCACGAAGGCTCAGCAGCAGATTGTCGCTCGACTGCAGACTCAG gcttcGGCAACAGTTGCCATCCCCAAGGAGCACCACCGTTTTGTCATTGGAAAGAAGGGTGAGAAGCTGCAGGACCTGAAGCTCAAAACTGCAACCAAAATGCAGGTCCCCCGCCCAGATGACCCCAGCAACCAGATCAAGATCAGCGGCACTAAAGAAGGGATTGAGAAGGCCCGGCACGAGATCCTGCTTATCTCCGCTGAGCAG AGGGCAGTTCCCACCAAGGTCTGTTGTGGGCTCTTCCAGGGTAAGCGTGCCGTGGAGCGGCTGGACGTGGAGAAAGTGTACCACCCTTTCATTGCTGGCCCTTACAACAAGCTGGTGAGGGAGCTCATGCAGGACACAGGGACGCGCATCCACATTCCTCCACCCAGTGTCAACAAGACCGAGATAGTCTTCACCGGAGAAAAGGAGCAACTAGCCCAGGCTGTGGCTCGAGTTAAGAAGATCTATGAGGAGAAG aaaaagaagactaCTACTATTGCAGTGGAGGTGAAGAAGTCCCAGCACAAGTATGTCATCGGCCCCAAGGGGAATTCCCTGCAGGAGATCTTGGAGAAGACTGGAGTCTCTGTCGAGATCCCACCCATTGACAGTAGCTCGGAGACGCTGATACTGCGAGGCGAGCCTGAAAAACTGGGGCAAGCATTGACTGAAGTCTATGCAAAGGTACTGACAAGATGGGCTAGGCCTCCTTTGAAGGTCCCATGA